The following proteins come from a genomic window of Companilactobacillus pabuli:
- a CDS encoding glycosyltransferase family 2 protein, translating to MIKIFYVIAIITIWLSLIMMVVTLFGGITFIFKHMQHTDVDNLPALKRYPKVTLVVPAHNEELVIQDTVKAVLNLNYPKDRYELLVYADNCKDQTAQKVRELMALKQYQNCNFRVIERTGTGGKAGVLNDALKVATGEYLAVYDADAAPEANALYFLVEKILENPTRYAAAFGRNKTRNYQQNFLTRCINLEIVNTQRIQHTGLWQLFKIGRIPGTNFIINKKVVQDLGGWNDGALTEDTAISFSLMREGKLIALAHRAEAFQQEPETLFAYYNQRKRWARGNYEVIMDNIGHLFDHTPWRIKLEVFYYICTFFWFNLAIIVSNFIFLSNLIIAGIQRFFPEVHQIVAIGTPMSILFMVNWLLMFFLYLLQMNIALASDYGQETVKNFMYTLVSYFTYAQLFIVVSLVAVWDIIRDKVTGKNNTKWYKTQRF from the coding sequence ATGATTAAGATATTTTATGTGATTGCCATCATTACGATCTGGTTATCGTTGATCATGATGGTCGTGACACTCTTTGGTGGTATAACTTTTATTTTCAAACATATGCAACATACCGATGTTGATAATTTACCAGCTTTAAAACGTTATCCCAAAGTTACTTTAGTTGTACCGGCACACAATGAAGAGCTCGTGATTCAAGATACGGTCAAAGCTGTTTTGAATTTAAATTATCCAAAGGATCGTTATGAATTGTTAGTTTATGCTGATAATTGTAAGGATCAAACAGCTCAAAAGGTTCGTGAATTAATGGCTTTAAAACAATATCAAAACTGTAATTTTCGAGTGATTGAACGTACTGGTACTGGTGGCAAAGCCGGCGTTTTAAATGATGCTCTAAAAGTTGCTACGGGTGAATATTTGGCAGTATACGATGCCGATGCAGCTCCAGAAGCAAACGCTTTGTACTTTTTGGTTGAAAAGATTTTGGAAAATCCTACTCGTTATGCAGCGGCTTTTGGCCGGAACAAGACTCGTAATTACCAACAAAATTTTTTAACCCGTTGTATTAATTTGGAAATCGTTAATACGCAGCGAATTCAACACACTGGTTTATGGCAATTATTTAAAATCGGACGAATACCTGGAACAAATTTCATTATTAATAAAAAGGTAGTTCAAGATCTCGGTGGTTGGAATGATGGCGCTTTGACAGAAGATACCGCGATTTCGTTTAGTCTGATGCGTGAAGGAAAATTAATTGCTCTAGCTCATCGGGCAGAAGCGTTTCAACAAGAACCAGAGACTTTATTTGCCTATTATAATCAACGTAAGCGTTGGGCTCGAGGTAATTATGAGGTGATTATGGACAATATAGGTCATCTTTTTGACCATACACCATGGCGTATTAAACTAGAAGTTTTCTATTATATCTGTACGTTCTTTTGGTTCAATCTGGCGATAATTGTCTCCAATTTTATTTTTCTATCTAATCTCATTATTGCTGGAATCCAGCGATTTTTCCCAGAGGTCCATCAAATAGTTGCTATAGGGACTCCGATGTCTATTTTGTTCATGGTTAATTGGCTATTGATGTTCTTTTTGTACTTATTACAAATGAATATTGCTTTAGCTAGCGATTATGGGCAGGAAACGGTTAAGAATTTCATGTATACGTTAGTATCTTATTTCACCTATGCACAATTATTCATCGTAGTTTCACTTGTAGCTGTTTGGGACATTATTCGCGATAAAGTTACTGGAAAAAATAATACTAAATGGTATAAAACTCAGCGTTTTTAA
- a CDS encoding LPXTG cell wall anchor domain-containing protein — translation MMKKVLISLLSVGMLLGIFGVVGLNDTGSPNVLEETVQADTNDSDNKTINYEVYKENSNTLSPMNTLFTKSATIVPNNDGTYKVVMTARVSNISSLTISTINNQTPKVTSKDNNHLQISFTIDSLNDLDKDIPATVQTKLLVLNVDKQNVTFKFDMSSLDDPNSQTLADSLNKITRAENNVTNTANDAKTLLNDLKASDDSDNDIIATPNEDDDDTTQDSNDTDTNDSTDNQMPKTILKELTYQISKNNGDGSLISPYFTNTAKVMQNSDGTYYVEATIKYPKKFGNTAFEINAINGQKPFNLTFKSEGDSNYITFDFPIKKLTDLSNLIPGDISLNIPDFGLDKDLNFDLNFGSLNPSDLSSLLDSSSSNSDDTSGLISDLGNLSNIGDVQTVKDEDNKSKTATLPQTGSESTDIVLVIAGLVVLLWLVLLKGITLKR, via the coding sequence ATGATGAAAAAGGTTTTAATTAGTCTATTGTCTGTGGGGATGCTTTTGGGAATATTTGGTGTGGTAGGTCTGAACGATACGGGCTCACCCAATGTATTAGAAGAAACAGTTCAAGCAGATACAAACGATAGCGATAATAAAACAATTAATTATGAAGTTTATAAGGAAAATTCCAATACTTTGTCACCGATGAATACTTTGTTTACTAAGAGTGCGACGATAGTTCCTAATAATGATGGGACTTATAAAGTTGTCATGACTGCTCGTGTCAGTAATATCAGTAGTTTGACAATTTCTACTATTAATAATCAAACGCCTAAGGTTACATCAAAGGATAATAATCATCTGCAAATTAGTTTTACAATTGATAGTTTGAATGATTTGGACAAAGATATTCCAGCAACGGTGCAAACTAAATTGTTGGTATTAAACGTTGATAAGCAAAATGTTACATTCAAATTCGATATGAGTTCATTAGATGATCCAAATTCACAAACTTTGGCTGATAGTCTCAATAAAATTACTCGAGCAGAGAATAATGTTACTAACACAGCTAATGATGCTAAGACATTGTTGAATGATCTTAAAGCAAGTGATGATTCTGACAATGATATCATTGCCACCCCAAATGAAGATGACGATGATACCACTCAAGATAGTAATGACACTGACACCAACGATTCAACTGATAATCAAATGCCTAAGACTATTTTGAAAGAATTGACGTATCAAATTTCTAAAAATAATGGTGACGGTTCGTTGATTTCACCTTACTTCACTAATACAGCTAAGGTCATGCAAAATTCTGATGGAACTTATTATGTAGAAGCAACAATCAAATATCCTAAGAAATTTGGTAATACTGCTTTTGAAATCAATGCCATCAATGGTCAAAAACCATTTAATTTAACCTTCAAGAGTGAAGGCGACAGCAACTATATTACTTTTGATTTTCCAATTAAGAAACTAACTGATTTGAGTAATTTGATTCCAGGAGATATTTCTTTAAACATTCCGGATTTTGGTTTGGATAAAGATTTAAACTTCGATTTGAATTTTGGGAGTTTAAACCCTTCCGATTTATCTAGTTTGTTAGATAGTTCTAGTTCTAATTCAGATGATACTTCTGGTTTAATTTCTGATTTAGGTAATTTGAGTAATATTGGCGATGTACAGACGGTTAAAGATGAAGACAATAAATCAAAAACTGCCACGTTGCCACAAACCGGTAGTGAATCAACTGATATCGTTTTGGTCATAGCTGGTCTAGTCGTTTTATTGTGGCTAGTTTTGT
- a CDS encoding PTS galactitol transporter subunit IIC — MSGIIDFANTIFKPLIDLGAAPMMLIVLTIIALVFRVKFSKALEGGIKLAIALTAISSVISLLTTAFQDALNAFVKSTGIQLSVTDLGWAPLATITWGSPYTLFFLLILVIVNIVMILMNKTNTLDVDIFDVWHLAFVGLLAMFFGANLLITTILVIFIGVLKIINSDLMKPTFNDLLNAPASNPMTTTHMNYMMNPIIMVFDKIFDKIFPWLDKYDFDAAALNKKIGFWGSKFAIGIYLGIFIGLLSHQGVKEIFTLSFTAAFCLELFSQIGSWFIAAVEPLSQGITDFANKRLQGRTMNVGLDWPFIAGRAEIWAAANVLAPIMLLEALVLPGNKILPLGGIIAMGVTPALLVVTRGKIIRMIVIGAIELPLFLWAGTLSAPMVTETAKKIGAFPKGVASGTMISHSTMEGPIEKFLAYLVGNASTGQIKFILYAALALVAYLLIFIWYAKQMKKRNKIYADEAAAKAK, encoded by the coding sequence ATGTCAGGAATAATTGATTTCGCCAATACGATATTCAAGCCGTTAATTGATCTTGGTGCCGCACCAATGATGTTAATCGTTTTGACAATTATCGCGTTGGTATTCAGAGTTAAGTTCTCTAAAGCCTTGGAAGGTGGTATTAAATTAGCCATCGCCCTTACGGCTATTAGTTCAGTTATTAGTTTGCTAACTACAGCATTCCAAGATGCCTTGAACGCCTTTGTTAAATCAACAGGTATTCAACTATCAGTAACTGACTTAGGTTGGGCTCCACTTGCTACTATCACTTGGGGTTCACCTTACACATTGTTCTTCTTACTTATTTTAGTTATCGTTAATATCGTCATGATTCTTATGAACAAGACAAATACACTTGATGTTGATATTTTCGATGTTTGGCACTTAGCCTTTGTTGGATTGCTAGCTATGTTCTTTGGTGCAAACCTATTGATCACTACAATCCTAGTTATTTTCATTGGTGTTTTGAAGATTATCAATTCAGATTTGATGAAACCTACTTTTAATGATCTATTAAATGCTCCAGCTTCAAACCCAATGACTACAACACACATGAACTACATGATGAACCCAATTATCATGGTCTTCGATAAGATTTTTGATAAAATCTTCCCATGGCTTGATAAATATGACTTCGATGCTGCTGCATTGAACAAGAAAATTGGATTCTGGGGAAGTAAATTCGCCATTGGTATTTATTTAGGTATCTTTATCGGTTTACTTTCACACCAAGGTGTTAAGGAAATCTTTACACTATCATTTACAGCCGCATTCTGCTTGGAGTTATTCTCACAAATCGGTTCTTGGTTTATTGCCGCTGTTGAACCATTATCACAAGGTATTACAGACTTTGCTAACAAGAGACTTCAAGGTCGTACAATGAACGTTGGTCTTGACTGGCCATTCATCGCCGGACGTGCTGAAATCTGGGCTGCCGCTAACGTTTTGGCTCCTATCATGCTTCTTGAAGCTTTAGTACTACCTGGTAACAAGATCTTGCCTTTAGGTGGTATCATCGCCATGGGTGTTACACCAGCCTTGCTAGTTGTTACACGTGGTAAGATTATTCGCATGATCGTTATCGGTGCTATTGAACTTCCATTGTTCCTATGGGCCGGTACATTGTCAGCTCCTATGGTTACTGAAACTGCTAAGAAGATCGGTGCATTCCCTAAAGGTGTTGCATCCGGTACAATGATTTCCCACTCAACTATGGAAGGTCCTATCGAAAAATTCTTGGCTTACTTAGTAGGTAACGCTTCAACTGGTCAAATCAAGTTTATTCTTTACGCTGCATTAGCACTTGTTGCATACCTATTGATCTTCATCTGGTACGCAAAGCAAATGAAGAAGAGAAACAAGATTTATGCTGACGAAGCTGCTGCAAAAGCAAAATAA
- a CDS encoding DUF2252 domain-containing protein — MHRTPYTYQDTDAFKSTEQLIIRGRFFATTVSDKFNQFEPKKRNIHKILNIKNKLLVPELLAVKRERMSKSLFAFFRGTVDVMHYDLSRNENSGIKVLVGGDAHLGNFGFYGSSEGQLLFDMNDFDEAHLGHWEYDLKRLLVSALIVARSHGFPETDVQEFLLTVVDTYFDTLRHMTKISEMKRFILPNTLQNITEIFGKLKDNEEYFQESFNKMIAKSIKKAQKSNSKLVIEKYTEVDATGARRFVENKPVTQHISEKDYKSVVDGYKNYKKGQRSDVRLFLEDFDIVDIVRHSVGVGSVGTLCYLILLQDLDSNYLVLQAKQALPIYNDDKLYSDDEVSQGQNIVNSQLILQSASDPFLGAFDTKKYSFYMRQFKDMKSSINLDKLDFESFEDYVKVCVILLARAHSHSPNYPLIIGFGAEYADIANSLMTFTNSYIKQVEYDYESFKKEQRDES, encoded by the coding sequence ATGCATCGAACACCGTACACTTATCAAGATACTGATGCTTTCAAGAGTACTGAACAATTGATCATCAGAGGCCGCTTTTTTGCGACGACTGTATCGGATAAGTTCAATCAATTTGAACCAAAGAAACGCAATATTCATAAGATTTTAAACATCAAGAACAAACTATTAGTGCCAGAACTTTTGGCGGTCAAACGGGAAAGAATGTCTAAGTCATTGTTTGCCTTCTTTCGGGGAACGGTTGACGTCATGCATTATGATTTGTCGAGAAATGAAAACAGCGGTATCAAAGTTTTGGTTGGTGGTGACGCTCATCTAGGCAATTTCGGTTTTTATGGATCTTCTGAGGGACAGTTACTGTTCGATATGAATGATTTTGATGAAGCCCATTTGGGTCATTGGGAATATGACTTAAAACGCTTATTGGTCAGTGCTTTGATAGTTGCCAGATCACATGGCTTTCCAGAAACTGACGTTCAAGAATTCCTATTAACAGTGGTAGATACTTATTTTGATACTTTGCGTCACATGACGAAAATTTCAGAAATGAAACGGTTTATTTTGCCTAACACTTTGCAAAATATTACTGAAATCTTTGGCAAATTGAAGGATAACGAAGAATATTTTCAAGAATCTTTCAATAAAATGATTGCCAAAAGTATCAAGAAAGCCCAAAAGAGCAATTCAAAATTAGTTATCGAAAAGTATACTGAAGTTGATGCAACTGGAGCCAGACGTTTTGTGGAAAATAAACCAGTTACGCAACATATCAGTGAAAAAGATTATAAGAGCGTAGTTGATGGATATAAAAACTATAAAAAAGGTCAAAGAAGCGACGTTCGACTATTTTTGGAAGATTTCGACATTGTTGATATCGTACGCCATAGCGTGGGTGTTGGTAGCGTTGGAACATTATGCTATTTAATTTTGTTACAAGATTTGGATAGTAACTATTTGGTATTGCAGGCTAAACAAGCATTGCCAATTTACAATGATGATAAATTGTATTCTGATGATGAAGTCAGTCAGGGTCAAAATATCGTTAATAGTCAATTGATTCTTCAAAGTGCATCTGATCCATTTTTGGGTGCCTTTGATACGAAGAAATACAGCTTTTATATGCGCCAATTCAAGGATATGAAATCATCAATTAATTTGGATAAGTTGGACTTTGAATCGTTTGAGGATTACGTGAAAGTTTGTGTCATTTTATTAGCCAGAGCCCATTCTCATTCGCCAAACTATCCGTTGATCATTGGATTTGGAGCCGAATATGCTGATATTGCTAACTCGTTGATGACTTTTACCAATAGCTATATCAAGCAAGTCGAATACGACTATGAATCATTTAAAAAAGAGCAGAGGGATGAAAGTTAA
- the ppk1 gene encoding polyphosphate kinase 1, with protein sequence MKDKYYNRDLSWILFDRRVIDQAYDPNVPFLEKLKFLTIASNNLDEFFRVRVHNIHNLVDENKCDKRTGLSGKGVLDREYELNKRNISEQYKVYDALMKEAADKGIFQLVKYKDLSDSEKKTVKKFYTKKILPRLDMQRFSKEYKFRKNLYFLMETPKYTYTCPIPEDLGRLLETGVAGRYILIEDVMRAMFKDLIRKYKISKIMVFRATYDQNKPYDFLDKDMSDEEYLEKMIHYVDTRDLREIMRIEFSDEDEEKGRKYFSKLMKLNKKSVYKIPGPVDLKFLNIFYKKFRDQSELVNKPFNGLNWNDSNNILEYLSHSSLLVQYPYDSFNVFIEYLNAAVQDPKTTKICITIYRTEKDSELLRLLKEAAAKGIDVTAVVELRARFDEVHNIEVAKTLKEAGVKVIFGDKVNKVHSKICMVLHADNTGYVQIGTGNYNAITAKGFTDISYFTSNQTYVNDAIKFFNYLTTGKKSHYNLLTASPNGINDMVIANIKKAAKAYLRDGQGEVFMKVNGLTDIDIIDAIYDAAKVGLPFRLIVRGPCSLKLGLCGPKENIRVKSIVGQLLEHSRIFKFQFGNEHTEVWISSADMMTRNLERRVELAVPIIEEKPKQQLIKIVKLFSKDTENSYVLDDDGDYAKHSKKHGISAQQTWLSRLKWRKYIKTN encoded by the coding sequence ATGAAGGATAAATATTATAATAGGGATTTAAGTTGGATTTTATTTGATAGAAGAGTTATTGATCAAGCCTACGACCCCAACGTTCCATTTTTGGAAAAATTAAAATTTTTGACTATTGCATCGAATAATTTGGATGAGTTTTTCCGCGTGCGAGTTCATAATATTCATAATTTAGTCGATGAAAATAAATGTGATAAACGAACAGGATTGTCTGGAAAAGGCGTATTGGATCGGGAATATGAACTAAACAAAAGAAATATTTCTGAACAATATAAAGTTTATGATGCTTTGATGAAGGAAGCAGCTGATAAGGGTATTTTTCAACTGGTAAAGTATAAAGACTTGTCTGATTCAGAGAAGAAAACAGTCAAGAAATTTTATACAAAGAAAATTTTGCCACGTCTGGATATGCAACGCTTTTCCAAAGAATATAAATTTAGAAAAAATCTTTATTTCTTAATGGAAACACCTAAGTATACTTATACTTGTCCTATTCCTGAGGACTTAGGACGTTTATTGGAAACAGGAGTTGCTGGTCGTTATATTCTGATTGAAGATGTAATGCGTGCAATGTTTAAAGACTTAATTAGAAAATACAAAATTTCTAAGATTATGGTCTTTCGAGCAACTTACGATCAAAACAAACCATATGATTTCTTAGATAAAGATATGAGTGATGAAGAGTATCTTGAAAAAATGATTCATTACGTTGACACTAGAGATTTACGGGAAATTATGAGAATTGAATTTTCGGACGAAGATGAAGAAAAGGGTCGTAAATACTTCTCTAAATTGATGAAATTGAATAAAAAGAGTGTTTATAAAATACCCGGTCCAGTTGATTTGAAATTTTTGAATATTTTTTATAAAAAATTCCGTGATCAATCAGAATTGGTCAATAAACCTTTTAATGGATTGAATTGGAATGATTCGAATAACATCCTAGAATATTTGAGTCACTCATCATTGTTAGTGCAATATCCATACGACTCATTCAATGTTTTCATCGAATATTTGAATGCCGCAGTCCAAGATCCTAAAACTACTAAAATTTGTATTACTATTTATCGAACTGAAAAAGATTCAGAATTGTTACGCTTACTAAAGGAAGCCGCAGCTAAGGGAATCGACGTTACAGCGGTTGTAGAATTGCGCGCTCGATTCGATGAAGTTCACAATATCGAAGTTGCCAAAACACTTAAAGAAGCTGGCGTAAAAGTAATCTTTGGTGACAAGGTAAACAAGGTACACTCAAAGATTTGTATGGTTTTGCATGCTGATAATACTGGTTACGTTCAAATCGGAACTGGTAATTATAATGCTATTACGGCAAAAGGTTTTACGGATATTAGTTATTTCACAAGTAATCAGACTTACGTTAATGATGCTATTAAATTCTTTAATTATTTAACTACTGGCAAAAAGTCTCATTATAATTTATTGACTGCTTCACCTAATGGGATTAATGATATGGTAATTGCCAATATAAAAAAAGCAGCCAAGGCATACTTGCGTGATGGACAAGGGGAAGTCTTCATGAAAGTAAATGGATTGACTGATATTGACATAATCGATGCCATTTACGATGCGGCCAAAGTTGGTTTACCATTTAGATTGATTGTTAGAGGACCTTGTTCTTTGAAACTAGGTCTCTGTGGTCCAAAAGAGAATATCCGAGTAAAAAGTATTGTGGGACAATTGCTTGAACATAGTCGGATTTTTAAATTTCAATTTGGCAACGAGCATACTGAAGTATGGATCTCATCAGCTGATATGATGACGAGAAACCTAGAACGTCGTGTTGAATTAGCTGTTCCAATTATTGAGGAAAAGCCTAAACAACAGTTGATTAAAATTGTTAAGCTCTTTTCTAAAGATACTGAAAATTCCTATGTTTTGGATGATGATGGCGATTATGCTAAGCATTCAAAAAAGCATGGTATTTCTGCCCAACAAACTTGGTTGAGTCGACTCAAGTGGAGAAAATATATTAAAACTAATTAG
- a CDS encoding GGDEF domain-containing protein, with amino-acid sequence MKFKSVENMIFVGMLLILMYQYALLYLSVIDGSWLNFLIVSLVFVFGLLLGRTTYIILGSVLSFVSMSAGGLMLMIPYTRVMYFWSAISLLTITPLMTYLMYLLDHQLLKRKALIQEMEQIQKEKPDLDVITDALNQRALDRDVAQELKLVYYHGKDYRFTLTMVKIDFLENIINFLGNQRFNRLLKATAEHLNSMLFTVDDLYYIGTGRFVILSPMLGSDNAPVMKKKIKDHIDDIAQEFGLARDALVLRMGQVSYSTQDNVQNRSVEDTLAQLERSAETDIVKEYM; translated from the coding sequence ATGAAATTTAAGTCAGTAGAAAATATGATTTTTGTAGGAATGCTTCTAATTCTTATGTATCAATATGCCTTACTTTATTTGAGCGTTATCGATGGTTCATGGCTCAATTTTTTGATTGTTTCATTAGTGTTTGTTTTTGGTTTATTGCTGGGACGGACGACTTATATTATTTTGGGTAGTGTTTTGTCCTTTGTCAGTATGAGTGCTGGCGGTTTAATGTTGATGATTCCTTATACTAGAGTGATGTATTTTTGGTCAGCTATCTCATTATTGACAATTACGCCCTTGATGACTTACTTGATGTACTTATTGGATCATCAATTATTAAAGAGAAAAGCTCTGATACAAGAAATGGAACAAATCCAAAAAGAAAAACCAGATTTGGACGTTATTACCGATGCTTTGAATCAAAGAGCTTTGGATAGAGACGTTGCCCAAGAATTGAAATTAGTTTATTACCATGGGAAAGATTACCGTTTCACATTAACGATGGTGAAAATCGATTTTTTAGAGAATATTATTAATTTCCTAGGCAACCAAAGATTCAATCGGTTATTAAAAGCTACCGCCGAACACTTGAATAGTATGTTATTTACTGTCGATGATTTGTATTACATTGGAACAGGTCGTTTTGTCATTTTATCGCCGATGCTAGGATCTGATAATGCCCCCGTAATGAAGAAAAAAATTAAAGACCACATTGATGATATTGCACAAGAATTTGGTTTGGCACGTGATGCGCTCGTTTTGCGGATGGGACAAGTAAGTTATTCTACGCAAGATAATGTTCAAAATCGTAGTGTTGAAGATACATTAGCACAACTGGAGCGGAGTGCAGAAACCGATATTGTTAAAGAATACATGTAA
- a CDS encoding glycosyl hydrolase family 8, translating into MFRRHKYQWLIGGLIILVTFAIGIAIYNTQSQERQIGISSQKIQSQYRIWKKYYLKGNEIQKFVKTNNGSKNRTLSEAQGYGMVITVMAAQQGFGSQKTFDQLTNYYLNHRISSQNSLMAWRQNQQGERMTSTRAEKTSATDGDLDIAYSLILADKKWGSNGKLNYHELALQLLNDIYKREINPKTALPKVGNWAHGKNENVVRTSDLISAYFRDFASYTKDGRWTKTMQNSQRTLQELSGQHRTGLMADFVVVSGNNLNIKAVKANQIASKYDAQYGFNACRIPWRVAYDYQLNHSQISKSVVTKIDRFFARKKNITAIYTLDGKPMETYENEAFCAPVAYSAEVLGNQTLKNRYKKILTAPIRSKDYYPATIQMLTLLASGELK; encoded by the coding sequence GTGTTCAGACGGCATAAATATCAATGGTTGATCGGTGGGTTAATAATTCTAGTTACTTTTGCTATTGGCATTGCAATTTATAATACCCAATCCCAAGAACGGCAGATTGGAATTAGTTCCCAAAAGATTCAATCGCAATATCGAATTTGGAAAAAATATTATTTAAAGGGGAATGAAATTCAAAAATTCGTCAAAACCAACAATGGTAGTAAAAATCGTACCCTTTCTGAGGCTCAAGGATATGGAATGGTAATTACAGTGATGGCTGCGCAACAAGGATTTGGCAGTCAAAAAACTTTTGATCAGTTAACTAATTACTATTTAAATCATCGAATCAGTTCTCAAAATTCTTTGATGGCTTGGCGACAAAATCAACAAGGTGAAAGGATGACAAGTACTAGAGCTGAAAAAACGAGTGCGACGGATGGTGATTTGGACATAGCTTATTCTTTGATATTGGCTGATAAAAAATGGGGTAGTAATGGAAAGCTTAATTACCATGAATTAGCGTTACAATTGCTAAACGACATTTATAAACGTGAAATCAATCCTAAAACGGCTTTACCTAAAGTCGGAAACTGGGCTCACGGAAAGAATGAAAACGTTGTGAGAACTTCCGATTTGATCTCAGCTTACTTTCGTGATTTTGCCAGTTATACCAAAGATGGTAGATGGACAAAAACTATGCAAAATAGTCAAAGGACTTTGCAAGAATTAAGCGGTCAGCATCGGACTGGTTTGATGGCTGATTTTGTAGTAGTCAGTGGTAATAATTTAAATATTAAAGCCGTTAAAGCCAATCAAATTGCTTCTAAGTATGATGCTCAGTATGGTTTCAATGCTTGTCGAATTCCATGGCGGGTAGCATACGATTATCAACTGAATCATAGTCAGATTAGTAAAAGCGTGGTAACTAAAATTGATAGATTCTTTGCGAGAAAAAAGAATATCACTGCTATCTATACTTTGGATGGAAAGCCGATGGAAACATATGAAAATGAAGCCTTCTGTGCACCGGTGGCTTATTCCGCTGAAGTATTAGGTAATCAAACTTTGAAAAATCGGTATAAAAAAATTCTTACTGCACCAATTCGTAGTAAGGATTATTATCCAGCCACGATTCAAATGTTGACGTTGCTGGCTAGTGGCGAATTGAAATAA
- a CDS encoding proline-specific peptidase family protein, with product MKQGTTILTLDNGYHLWTNTQGHGDIKLLCLHGGPGGNHEYWENFGEKLADLGVQVTMYDQLGSWYSDQPDYSDPEIAKKYLTYDYFLEEVEEVRQKLGLDNFYLIGQSWGGALVQMYAAKYGQHLKGAIISSMVDEIDEYVKNVNQCRLDTLGPDKVKYMQDIEAKNELSDPTYQSYVDILNAEYVDRKQPTAIRHLIDTMSVPVYNTFQGDNEFVITGKLKDWHFRKHLKEITVPTLLTFGEHETMPISTAKIMQKEIPHARLVTTPNGGHHHMIDNAPVYFDHLEQFIKDVESGNFND from the coding sequence ATGAAACAAGGGACAACAATCCTAACTCTCGACAACGGATATCATTTGTGGACTAATACACAAGGACACGGTGACATCAAACTACTTTGTCTCCACGGTGGACCTGGTGGTAACCACGAATACTGGGAAAACTTCGGTGAAAAATTAGCTGACCTTGGCGTACAAGTTACAATGTACGATCAACTTGGCTCATGGTATTCAGACCAACCCGACTATTCTGATCCAGAAATTGCTAAAAAATACCTAACTTACGACTACTTCCTAGAAGAAGTTGAAGAAGTTAGACAAAAATTGGGACTAGATAACTTCTATCTCATTGGACAATCATGGGGTGGCGCTTTAGTTCAAATGTACGCTGCTAAATATGGTCAACATCTAAAGGGTGCTATCATCTCAAGTATGGTCGACGAAATTGACGAATACGTTAAGAACGTTAACCAATGTCGTCTTGATACTTTAGGTCCTGACAAAGTTAAATACATGCAAGACATCGAAGCTAAAAACGAATTATCAGATCCAACATACCAAAGCTATGTTGACATCCTAAACGCCGAATATGTTGATCGTAAACAACCAACAGCTATCAGACACTTAATTGATACAATGTCCGTTCCTGTTTACAACACATTCCAAGGTGACAACGAATTCGTTATTACTGGTAAATTAAAGGATTGGCACTTCAGAAAACACCTTAAGGAAATCACTGTTCCTACATTATTAACTTTTGGTGAACACGAAACAATGCCTATTTCTACTGCTAAGATTATGCAAAAGGAAATTCCACATGCACGTTTAGTTACAACTCCAAACGGTGGTCACCACCACATGATCGATAATGCTCCTGTTTACTTCGATCACTTGGAACAATTCATTAAAGATGTTGAATCAGGTAACTTTAACGACTAA